The Desulfolucanica intricata genome has a window encoding:
- a CDS encoding indolepyruvate ferredoxin oxidoreductase subunit alpha produces the protein MFVVTIDRDKCEGCGECAESCPADILGFEDGKAFVAGEATDCMGCETCVSVCPSGAASIEEQ, from the coding sequence ATGTTTGTAGTAACAATTGATCGTGACAAGTGTGAAGGCTGCGGTGAGTGCGCAGAATCCTGTCCTGCTGACATTTTAGGTTTCGAAGATGGGAAAGCCTTTGTAGCAGGTGAAGCTACCGATTGCATGGGTTGTGAAACCTGTGTAAGTGTTTGTCCGTCAGGCGCTGCATCAATCGAAGAACAGTAA
- the rlmH gene encoding 23S rRNA (pseudouridine(1915)-N(3))-methyltransferase RlmH: MNITIIGVGKVKEKSMVKVMDEYIKRLSRYCKLNIIEVPDKKAPENLSEKEEEQVKVVEGEGILKHVKDGMYVIALDIQGKMLSSEELAEKLEQLGIQGNSNLAFIIGGSLGLSDEVRRMADFRLSFSPMTFPHQLMRLILLEQIYRGFKIIKGEPYHK; the protein is encoded by the coding sequence TTGAATATAACGATTATAGGTGTAGGAAAAGTGAAAGAAAAGTCTATGGTTAAAGTAATGGATGAATATATTAAACGATTAAGCAGATACTGCAAGTTAAATATTATAGAAGTACCGGATAAGAAGGCGCCGGAGAATCTGAGCGAGAAGGAAGAAGAACAGGTGAAAGTTGTTGAAGGAGAGGGAATCTTAAAGCACGTAAAGGATGGGATGTATGTTATTGCCTTGGATATACAAGGAAAGATGTTATCTTCGGAGGAGCTGGCAGAGAAACTTGAGCAGTTGGGAATCCAAGGAAACAGTAACCTGGCATTTATCATAGGAGGGTCCCTTGGATTATCAGATGAAGTACGAAGAATGGCAGATTTCAGATTATCCTTTTCCCCGATGACTTTTCCCCATCAATTAATGAGGTTGATTTTACTGGAGCAGATTTATAGGGGATTTAAAATAATAAAGGGTGAACCGTATCACAAGTAA
- the murA gene encoding UDP-N-acetylglucosamine 1-carboxyvinyltransferase, with translation MKTIQITGGTRLRGRVKISGAKNATLAILSAALLANDKIILENVPDISDVRVMIDIIREMGGEISWLDEECLSIKPPSKISNLPSYREVKKLRASNLLLGPLLAKFGIAQIALPGGCNIGIRPMDLHFKGLAGLGAELVIERGCVKGQAKSLRGARIYLDFPSVGATENIMMAASLAKGSTVIENVAKEPEIVDLANFLNSLGAKVRGAGTDVIKIEGVDSLDQGGRYAVIPDRIEAGTFMVAAAATRGDVLLEGVISQHIEPLIAKLREANVEVTEEGDTLRVKVNQELRPIDIKTMPYPGFPTDMQSQMMALLTIVPGTSVLVENIFENRFQIVDELKRMGANIKVEGRMAVIEGVSSLHGTQVKASDLRAGAALIIAALIAEGVTEINNAFYIARGYQKIEQKLSSLGANIRVS, from the coding sequence ATGAAAACTATTCAAATTACGGGGGGAACAAGGCTCCGGGGAAGAGTTAAAATAAGCGGTGCAAAAAATGCAACTCTGGCTATATTAAGTGCGGCTTTACTGGCTAATGATAAGATTATCCTGGAAAATGTTCCTGATATTAGTGACGTGAGAGTAATGATAGATATTATTAGGGAGATGGGCGGAGAAATTAGCTGGCTGGATGAGGAATGTTTATCTATTAAACCACCGTCGAAAATTAGTAATTTGCCCTCTTATCGTGAGGTTAAAAAATTACGTGCGTCAAATCTACTGCTGGGGCCTCTTTTGGCGAAATTCGGAATTGCTCAGATAGCACTTCCAGGAGGATGTAATATCGGTATTCGCCCGATGGACTTGCACTTTAAAGGGTTGGCCGGTTTAGGTGCTGAACTTGTGATCGAAAGAGGCTGTGTAAAGGGACAGGCAAAATCACTTCGAGGTGCCCGCATTTACCTTGATTTTCCCAGTGTTGGTGCCACTGAAAATATTATGATGGCAGCTTCCCTGGCTAAGGGTTCGACAGTTATCGAAAACGTGGCCAAAGAGCCTGAGATAGTTGATTTGGCTAATTTTTTGAACAGTCTCGGTGCAAAAGTCAGGGGTGCCGGTACTGATGTGATTAAGATTGAAGGTGTGGACAGTCTGGATCAGGGCGGCAGGTATGCAGTTATCCCTGACCGGATTGAAGCAGGAACCTTTATGGTTGCGGCAGCTGCAACCAGAGGCGATGTATTATTGGAAGGAGTAATATCTCAACATATTGAACCTTTGATTGCTAAATTAAGGGAAGCTAATGTTGAAGTTACAGAAGAAGGGGATACTTTAAGAGTTAAGGTTAATCAGGAACTACGCCCGATAGATATTAAAACTATGCCGTATCCGGGATTTCCGACAGATATGCAATCACAAATGATGGCTCTGTTAACTATTGTACCCGGGACAAGTGTACTGGTAGAAAATATTTTTGAAAACAGATTTCAAATTGTTGATGAATTGAAGAGGATGGGTGCTAATATTAAGGTTGAGGGACGTATGGCTGTGATAGAAGGTGTGTCATCTTTACATGGAACACAGGTTAAGGCCTCTGATTTGCGGGCCGGGGCTGCCCTGATTATTGCCGCTTTAATAGCAGAAGGAGTTACTGAAATTAATAATGCTTTTTATATAGCCCGCGGCTACCAAAAAATAGAGCAAAAACTTAGCTCTTTGGGAGCAAATATTCGGGTAAGTTAA